From the genome of Merismopedia glauca CCAP 1448/3:
GCTACTAGTAAACTGAACTACAGCTAAATCTGTCCCCGACTTATATTTCAGGGTTTTATAGTCAATATTATATTTTTCGCCATCTGGGGCTGTTAGGCTATATTTTCCAGCATTTTTCACTACATGGTAAGCCGTCAGCACGTAGTAGCTATTCCCATCTTTTTTAACTATAAACCCAGAACCGTATTCATTGCTATTTGCCCGATCTATTTTGATAGTAATGGCTTTGGCAATTTGGGCAACTTCGGCTGAAGATATGGCCTGTGCCTGTTGGGGTGCAATTAGAATAATGGAGGCGCTAATTAAAGTGATGGGTAGATAAGCCGAATATCTCATCCTGGTTGCCTATTGGTGGGGTTTAAGGGGTATAAACGTCTACAAATCCTTGGTAGAGACGTAGCACTGCTACGTCTCTACAGAAGTTATTACCTGGTGCAATATCTGAGGTAAGTTTTGTAGTTATATTCTGTTATAGGGGATTATTGAGCGATATTCAAGGGTTGAGTGGGATAAGTTTGCCCAAAGCGCCGACAGGTTGAAACCTGCGGCTATACAAACCAAGTCCGCCTGCGCGGACTAATATAGATAGTCAGGAAATTGAGCGATGGTTACCGTTAGTTCAACTGTAGAAAAGTATCGCGAACATATTCAGTCTTTACTGAACGAACGCGCTAAGTTAGTTTGGGATCGGCGCATTCAAGCTCAAACCATTTTCGATCCGATTCACGACCATTATCAACTGGTTTATGTTGGTTGGCGAGATTCTACACGAGTCTATGGAGTTGTACTTCATGTAGATATTGTTGATGGCAAAATCTGGATTCAGCAAGATGGTACTGAGGTGGGAATTGCCAATGAGTT
Proteins encoded in this window:
- a CDS encoding XisI protein, giving the protein MVTVSSTVEKYREHIQSLLNERAKLVWDRRIQAQTIFDPIHDHYQLVYVGWRDSTRVYGVVLHVDIVDGKIWIQQDGTEVGIANELVELGVPKTDIVLGFDSPRMRSHSEFAVG
- a CDS encoding trypsin-like peptidase domain-containing protein, producing MRYSAYLPITLISASIILIAPQQAQAISSAEVAQIAKAITIKIDRANSNEYGSGFIVKKDGNSYYVLTAYHVVKNAGKYSLTAPDGEKYNIDYKTLKYKSGTDLAVVQFTSSKTYKIAKIGDSDKATEGTIS